A segment of the Vibrio sp. 16 genome:
CTTTTACAGCGACAGGTACTAAGAAACCATCTTGATCAAAGATGAATAATGCGCTCGCATCACAAGGAAAAACCTGATCGATGCCATCGATCAAATGCTGATATTGTGCGTCGCTATTTTGATTCGAAGTAAGGTTGAGGGCGATATCAAGCAGCACTTGGCTCATGTGTTGATGCATTCGCGTGTGATCCGTTTGGTCTTGGGTGCGAGCATGCTATCAAGCGGATGTCATTTTCACATCGCACTAATGGGTATAAACGCTATACGGTTGATTTGCATCAAGTGAAATATTAGCCAGCATTGAATTGTGAGCGATATTGCTGCGGTGAAACGCCGACCAAACGGCGAAAGTGGTGCCGCATGGTTGTGGCATTGTCGAAGCCTGCCAGAATAGCCAATCGCTCCACCGAGGTCGATTCTTGTTCCAATAATGCTTTTGCCCTTTCAATTCGCTGCTGGGTTAACCATTCCTTGGGCGACATATTGAAGCTGCTGCGAAATTTGCGATCAAAGGTTCTGCGCGACATATTGGCTTTACTGGCTAAGGTGTCGATTTGAATCACTTTATCTAAGTTACTTTTCGCCCAATCTAAGGTCTGGGAAAACTGGTTGGGAACTTCAAGCAAAGGCGTTTCGACAAACTGAGCTTGGCCGCCAGAGCGATGCCCCGAAACCACCAACCTTTTTGCCACTTGGTTCGCGACTGAGTAGCCAAAGTCGTGGCGAATGACTGCCAGCCCTAAATCTAACGCAGCTGCACTGCCTGCTGAGCAGCCGAGATTGCCGTCAAACACATACAAAACGTCTGGCTGATAGTCGACGTTTGGAAACTGAGTGCGAAACTTTTGCTCATACATCCAATGTGTGGTCGCGTTTTTCCCGTCAAGAAGTCCAAGTTTCGCCAATAAAAATGCGCCGGAGCAGAGGGTTAAAATACGTTTCCCTTGCTGAGCAAACAGGCTCACTTGCTGCTCAATAATCGTGGGAATGGTGAAATCCCAAGTCGGCCAACCAGGAATAATCAGGGTGTCGTAGCGGGTTAAATCTTCTGAGTGCTGAGCGGTTAAGGCTATGCCGCCCGTGGTATTGATGCTTGTCCCTTCGAGATTAATTACATCAGTCTGGTACCAAGCGTCGAACTCAGGTCGTGGCAAAGCAAATAACTCAATGGCGCAGGACATCTCAAATAAGGTGACATGCGAGTGGGCAAGTATGGCTACACGATTCATTTTCCAATCCTTGGTGAACAAATGGTTTGGCTTAATATTAACGAAGCTTGTCTTATAAGCCAATTTTTGTGGCTAAGTTTTGTTCGCATAATGGTAAGCGTTCAAACAAACAGGGAGAAAGAACATGGCAAGTGCAGTATCGCGCGTCGCAGCGGCAAGCAGTGAAGAGGCATTGGCACATTTTGAAGCACTAATGAAGTTTGAAACCGATTGTTGGGATGTGCACCACGCGCTAACCAATGATTTGCAAGACTTTGTACTGGTTGATGTACGAGGTGAAGCGCTGTATGAAGAGGGGCACATTCACGGCGCAATTAATATTCCTCATCCGCGGCTCAATGAAAAGCGATTAGCTGACTTCCCGCAGGAGACCTTGTTTGTCGTCTATTGCGCAGGCCCCCACTGTAACGGGACAGAGAAAGCAGCCATTCGCTTGGCCAAATTAGGTCGACCCGTAAAGAAAATGATTGGTGGCGTGACAGGTTGGCTCGATGAAGGATTTGAGCTGGAGAAGTCACTGTATGCACAAAATGCATAGTCTCCTTGTTTAAATGTCATTTGAGTCATTGCGCGCGGATCTCTACACTTCGCGCTCTTTTGAAACCCATGCTGAGATTTAGAACTATGTTTTCTCAATCACTTTTTGCTCAGCTAATGAGAATGACTTTACTGCTAGTGCTTTCTCTTGTTGCTGTCCATAACTCTCCCAAACTATTGGCGTTATTGGCTCAGCAAGCGATTAATAGCGGCTGTCACCAGACAACAGGTGAAGGCCATGATCATTCTCACCACCATCATCACTAAGGTTATGCGATGAGCATTTTTCGATTTCCAATCATTGTGTGGCTAGGGATCGCCATCTTAATTACCTGTCTGGGTATCAGACAATCTTTTGGCATTTTTATGATGCCAATATCTGAACACTTTCAAACCGGGCGCGAGTTTTTCAGCTTTGCGATTGCCCTGCAAAACCTGTTGTTCGGTGTGTTTCAGCCCTTTGTTGGTATGGCTGCAGACCGGTTTGGCGCGAAACGGATCATCATTTTGGGTGCTATCGCATATGGTTTAGGTTTGTACCTAACCTCTATTGCGGTAGAGCCAAGCATGCTTTACCTGTCACTGGGGGTATTAGTTGGTCTTGGTTTAAGTGCCACAAGTTATGTGATTGTGTTGGGTGCGGTGGCGAAAGTGGTTCCGGCAGAGCACGCTGCAAAAGCGTTCGGTTTGACGACTGCAGCTGGGTCATTTGGTATGTTCGCGATGATCCCAGGCGCGCAAACTATGTTATCTGAGTTTGGCTGGCAAGGCGCGTTGCAGGGCTTTGCGATTCTTTGTTCTACCATGATTGCCTTTGCGTTATTTATGCGTGCACCTAAGCCGTCAGATAATGCTGTAGCGCAAGCTGCGGAGCAACAACAAACACTTAATCAGGCATTAAAAGAGGCATTTAGCCATAAAGGATACTGGTTAATCCATGCGGGCTTCTTTGTTTGTGGCTTCCACGTTATGTTTATTGCCACCCATTTACCAAGCTACTTAGCGGATAAGAACTTGTCGGCGCAAACCGCGGCAATGGCACTCGCGTATGTCGGTATTTTCAACATCTTTGGCTCTTATTTTTGGGGCGTGATGGGTGATAAGTACAGTAAGCGCCACGTGATGTCAGCGTTGTATTTGGTGCGTACGGCTGTGATTGGTGCTTTTGTTACCTTACCTGTCACGGAGCACACGGCGGCGATTTTTGGCGGTGCGATTGGTTTCTGTTGGCTCGGCACGGTGCCATTAACATCAGGTTTAGTTCGTCAGATCTTCGGTGCCAAGTACCTGTCAACTCTGTATGGTTTGGTGTTTTTCACTCACCAAGTCGGCAGCTTTTTAGGCGCTTGGGCAGGCGGACGTATTTACGATTACTACGGCTCGTACGATCCAATCTGGTGGTCAACTGTGGTTCTGGCGTTTGCCGCAGCTCTAATCCACTTGCCAATTAACGATAGACCAGTACAGCGATTAGCAACCGCATAACTGGGTAAACTAAATGCCTCTGTTCTACGTATCGAATAATCGTGCAACGTAGAGGAGGCATTATTGTGCAAACAACGGTTGGCTTATACTGGTTTATCAACGATTTAAGACGCTTAAACAATTCATTACTCGACCGCGCAATAAACGAGGTTGACGAGTTAGTCGCCGTCTATTGCCTACCTCATGTGACAGAATATCTAGCGGCTTTCTCCGGCGAGCACAACCTCGGAACCCACAGAGAGCGGTTTATACACCAGTCCGTTGAGGACCTTTCAGAGAGCCTCGCGGCGTTGGGCGTCGAACTCAATATCGTTGAGCAAGGCACAACAAAAGCCGTGGCAGAGATAATCGAGCAACGAGGCGTTAGCCACCTTTACGTCAGCGAGGTTGCGGGATTTGATGAGACCGTCATGATCAATGTCATCAAGCAGAAATTTCCGACGCTAGAGGTGATTCAGTCTGACAACACCACGCTTTTTCACTCAGATCAGTTGCCGTTTCCACTTGATGAGCTTCCGGCAACCTTTACTCAGTTTCGCAAACAAGTAGAGCCCATTTTTGAGCTTCTTTATCCTTCTCAAGACGCTTTGTATCGTCTCGGTGAGATTGCTACTCCCACGGGGGTTGTTGGCGGCGAGCGTGCTGCGATCCAACACGTGACTTGGTACTTTTCCCAACCTTTTGCCAGTAGCTACAAAGAGACTCGCAACCATTTAGAGGGAGAATCGAGCTCGACGCACTTTTCTCCTTGGCTCGCTCTCGGGTGCATCTCTCCTGCGCAAATTGTCGCTTTGTTACGCCAATATGAGCAACGCAATGGCGCCAATCAGTCGACCTACTGGATTATATTTGAGCTGTTATGGCGCGAGTACTTCTATTGGTACGGGCGCAAGCATCAGCAAAGGGTGTTCTATTTTTCTGGACTGACATCGAAACAAGCACTTAAGCCTTTTGATGATGAAGCGTTTCAACGCTGGGTTAAGGGTGAGACAGATTTTGCTATCGTCAATTCTTGCATGAATCAGCTCAACGAGACAGGTTTTATGTCTAACCGTGGGCGTCAATTGGTGGCGAGTTGTTTGATTCATGAGTTAGGTTTGGATTGGCGACGTGGAGCGGCTTATTTTGAAACTCAACTCATTGACTATGATGTGACGTCAAACTGGGGAAATTGGCAGTATCTAGCGGGTGTTGGCGCTGATCCCAATCCTTCAAGGCGATTTAATTTGGCCAAGCAAGCTGAGCTTTATGACCCCGATTCATCGTTTACTCGCCGATGGCAAAACACAGCGGAAAAACAGTGAGATTTTAATCATTTAAAACGGTCGCATTTTCATCGCGTTAGATTATTATGAAGTTTCTCACTGACTCGTAGTAAATGATGAATATGTACACTGAATGGATAACGCCAGAGGCTCTGATTGCCGCGTTTTTGATCTTCTTAGGATCGTTTGTGCAAACAGCGATTGGATTTGGGCTGGCGATTGTCGCAGCGCCTTTGCTGATTTTGGTGTCCCCAGATTACGTTCCCGCGCCGATTTGCTTGGTGGCGCTATTCATCTCGATTCTCAATGCCTTAAAACACCGCGCTAGCGTAGAAATCGGTGGCTTAAAAATGGCCTTGATAGGGCGAGTTCCCGGGTCTGTTGCGGGTGGGGTGCTGCTTGTTCTAGTCTCTACCGAC
Coding sequences within it:
- a CDS encoding helix-turn-helix domain-containing protein yields the protein MNRVAILAHSHVTLFEMSCAIELFALPRPEFDAWYQTDVINLEGTSINTTGGIALTAQHSEDLTRYDTLIIPGWPTWDFTIPTIIEQQVSLFAQQGKRILTLCSGAFLLAKLGLLDGKNATTHWMYEQKFRTQFPNVDYQPDVLYVFDGNLGCSAGSAAALDLGLAVIRHDFGYSVANQVAKRLVVSGHRSGGQAQFVETPLLEVPNQFSQTLDWAKSNLDKVIQIDTLASKANMSRRTFDRKFRSSFNMSPKEWLTQQRIERAKALLEQESTSVERLAILAGFDNATTMRHHFRRLVGVSPQQYRSQFNAG
- a CDS encoding rhodanese-like domain-containing protein: MASAVSRVAAASSEEALAHFEALMKFETDCWDVHHALTNDLQDFVLVDVRGEALYEEGHIHGAINIPHPRLNEKRLADFPQETLFVVYCAGPHCNGTEKAAIRLAKLGRPVKKMIGGVTGWLDEGFELEKSLYAQNA
- a CDS encoding MFS transporter gives rise to the protein MSIFRFPIIVWLGIAILITCLGIRQSFGIFMMPISEHFQTGREFFSFAIALQNLLFGVFQPFVGMAADRFGAKRIIILGAIAYGLGLYLTSIAVEPSMLYLSLGVLVGLGLSATSYVIVLGAVAKVVPAEHAAKAFGLTTAAGSFGMFAMIPGAQTMLSEFGWQGALQGFAILCSTMIAFALFMRAPKPSDNAVAQAAEQQQTLNQALKEAFSHKGYWLIHAGFFVCGFHVMFIATHLPSYLADKNLSAQTAAMALAYVGIFNIFGSYFWGVMGDKYSKRHVMSALYLVRTAVIGAFVTLPVTEHTAAIFGGAIGFCWLGTVPLTSGLVRQIFGAKYLSTLYGLVFFTHQVGSFLGAWAGGRIYDYYGSYDPIWWSTVVLAFAAALIHLPINDRPVQRLATA
- a CDS encoding DASH family cryptochrome, translating into MQRRGGIIVQTTVGLYWFINDLRRLNNSLLDRAINEVDELVAVYCLPHVTEYLAAFSGEHNLGTHRERFIHQSVEDLSESLAALGVELNIVEQGTTKAVAEIIEQRGVSHLYVSEVAGFDETVMINVIKQKFPTLEVIQSDNTTLFHSDQLPFPLDELPATFTQFRKQVEPIFELLYPSQDALYRLGEIATPTGVVGGERAAIQHVTWYFSQPFASSYKETRNHLEGESSSTHFSPWLALGCISPAQIVALLRQYEQRNGANQSTYWIIFELLWREYFYWYGRKHQQRVFYFSGLTSKQALKPFDDEAFQRWVKGETDFAIVNSCMNQLNETGFMSNRGRQLVASCLIHELGLDWRRGAAYFETQLIDYDVTSNWGNWQYLAGVGADPNPSRRFNLAKQAELYDPDSSFTRRWQNTAEKQ